In a genomic window of Streptomyces sp. NBC_01231:
- a CDS encoding glycoside hydrolase family 15 protein, with product MDRYPPIADHGLVGDLQTAALVTSQGVIDWFAAPRFDSPSVFAALLDHEKGGYFLLAPEHPEGTWRQLYYPDSAAVVTRFMSPDGVGEIIDHMPVQQGPTATDRHRLVRVVRAVRGTVRFGLECRPRFDYARATHELDLTTHTATFRAPGMTAYLQGGIPLERDGQDVRGTITLNAGESTAAVFTVCAPGGKAPPPPTTEQVTQELWQDIDFWHNWVRTSRYHGRWTEIVHRSAITLKLLTYHPTGAPVAAATMGLPEQVGGERNWDYRYTWVRDGSLSVRALLDLGFVEEATRFTHWLGDRLAAHEGPDGEPLQIMYRVDGDPHLTEEILDHFEGYRRSSPVRAGNAASDQLQLDIYGEALYALAEGRDVGEQAGYHGWKGLAGTLDWLADSWDRPDEGIWETRGGRKDFTYSRVMCWAAFDRGLKLAHEFSRPADTARWTRARDAILEQVMERGWNEKEQALVQHYGGDVLDASLLLAPRVGFLSPRSPGWLNTLDAMDRVLVSDSLVYRYDPEASPDGLRGSEGTFSLCTFLYVDALARAGRLPQARYTFEKMQTYANHVGLFAEEIGPSGEQLGNFPQAFTHLSLIMAATTLDDALDRDAA from the coding sequence ATGGACCGCTACCCGCCCATCGCCGACCACGGGCTCGTCGGGGACCTGCAGACCGCCGCTCTCGTGACGTCCCAGGGCGTGATCGACTGGTTCGCGGCGCCGCGCTTCGACTCGCCCAGTGTCTTCGCCGCCCTGCTCGACCACGAGAAAGGCGGCTACTTCCTCCTCGCGCCCGAGCACCCCGAGGGGACCTGGCGGCAGCTCTACTACCCGGACTCCGCCGCCGTGGTGACCCGCTTCATGTCACCCGACGGAGTCGGCGAGATCATCGACCACATGCCGGTCCAGCAGGGCCCGACGGCGACCGACCGGCACCGCCTGGTGCGCGTCGTACGCGCGGTACGCGGCACCGTACGCTTCGGCCTCGAATGCCGGCCGCGGTTCGACTACGCGCGCGCGACCCACGAACTGGACCTGACCACCCACACCGCGACGTTCCGGGCCCCGGGAATGACCGCCTACCTCCAGGGCGGCATCCCTCTCGAACGGGACGGGCAGGACGTCCGGGGCACCATCACCCTGAACGCCGGGGAGTCGACGGCCGCGGTGTTCACCGTCTGCGCGCCGGGCGGCAAGGCGCCACCGCCGCCCACCACCGAGCAGGTCACCCAAGAGCTCTGGCAGGACATCGACTTCTGGCACAACTGGGTGCGCACCTCGCGCTACCACGGCCGCTGGACGGAGATCGTGCACCGCTCGGCCATCACCCTCAAACTCCTCACCTACCACCCGACGGGCGCGCCGGTCGCCGCCGCCACCATGGGACTGCCCGAGCAGGTCGGCGGTGAGCGCAACTGGGACTACCGGTACACCTGGGTGCGGGACGGCTCCCTGTCGGTGCGGGCCCTTCTCGACCTCGGCTTCGTGGAGGAGGCGACCCGCTTCACCCACTGGCTGGGCGACCGCCTCGCCGCCCACGAGGGACCGGACGGCGAACCCCTCCAGATCATGTACCGGGTCGACGGCGACCCCCATCTGACCGAGGAGATCCTGGACCACTTCGAGGGCTACCGCCGCTCCTCCCCGGTCCGGGCAGGCAACGCCGCCTCCGACCAACTCCAGCTCGACATCTACGGCGAGGCCCTCTACGCGCTGGCCGAGGGCCGCGACGTCGGTGAACAGGCGGGCTATCACGGGTGGAAGGGCCTGGCCGGCACCCTGGACTGGCTCGCCGACTCCTGGGACCGGCCCGACGAGGGCATCTGGGAGACCCGGGGCGGACGCAAGGACTTCACCTACAGCCGGGTGATGTGCTGGGCCGCCTTCGACCGCGGCCTGAAACTGGCCCACGAGTTCAGCAGACCGGCCGACACCGCCCGCTGGACCCGGGCCCGGGACGCCATCCTCGAACAGGTCATGGAGCGCGGCTGGAACGAGAAGGAGCAGGCCCTGGTCCAGCACTACGGCGGCGACGTCCTGGACGCCTCCCTGCTGCTCGCTCCCCGCGTCGGATTCCTGTCCCCCCGCAGCCCCGGCTGGCTCAACACCCTCGACGCCATGGACCGTGTCCTTGTCTCCGACAGCCTGGTCTACCGCTACGACCCCGAGGCGTCCCCGGACGGACTGCGCGGCTCCGAAGGCACCTTCAGCCTGTGCACGTTCCTGTACGTCGACGCCCTCGCCCGGGCGGGACGCCTCCCGCAGGCCCGCTACACCTTCGAGAAGATGCAGACGTACGCGAACCACGTCGGCCTGTTCGCCGAGGAGATCGGCCCCAGTGGGGAGCAACTGGGCAACTTCCCGCAGGCCTTCACCCATCTCTCCCTGATCATGGCCGCGACGACTCTGGACGACGCGCTCGACCGGGACGCGGCCTGA
- a CDS encoding GMC family oxidoreductase: MTDALHYDVIVIGTGAGGGTIAHRLAPTGKRILLLERGDYLPRERDNWESTAVFVKGKYRAPEFWYDKDGKQFPPEVNYYVGGNTKFYGAALFRMRPEDFGELRHHDGMSPAWPLSYEELEPYYTQAEHLYLVHGRHGEDPTEGPTSAQYAHPPVQHEPRIQQLSHDLEKQGLHPFHLPIGVNLTQDDRGRATHTSACIRCDRVDGFPCLVGAKSDAQVICVDPALEHPNVELLTHADVRRLDTDPTGRSVTSVVATVGDGDASTVEFSADMVVVACGAVNSAALLLRSAGDRHPRGLANSSDVVGRHYMRHNNLALMAVSREPNDTRFQKTLALHDWYLGSDDWEYPLGGIQMLGKSDSEQIHGEAPRWAGTVAPDMPFEVLAHHAVDFWLCGEDLPLADNRVTLDRDGGIHLALDEKNNTAGLKRLRHKLQDMLGHLGMHEHHLLSHSIYLHKGMPIGATAHQAGTVRFGHDPESSALDINCKAHDLDNLYVVDTSFFPSIGAVNPSLTAIANALRVGDHIAERLR, encoded by the coding sequence ATGACCGACGCACTGCACTACGACGTCATCGTTATCGGCACCGGTGCCGGCGGTGGCACCATCGCCCACCGGCTGGCACCCACCGGAAAACGGATCCTGCTTCTCGAACGCGGTGACTATCTGCCCCGCGAACGCGACAACTGGGAATCCACCGCGGTCTTCGTCAAGGGCAAATACCGCGCCCCGGAGTTCTGGTACGACAAAGACGGAAAGCAGTTCCCGCCGGAGGTCAATTACTACGTGGGCGGCAACACCAAGTTCTACGGCGCCGCACTCTTCCGCATGCGCCCCGAGGACTTCGGTGAACTGCGCCACCACGACGGCATGTCCCCCGCCTGGCCCCTGAGCTACGAGGAACTGGAGCCGTACTACACGCAGGCCGAACACCTCTACCTCGTCCACGGCCGGCACGGCGAGGACCCGACCGAGGGCCCCACCAGCGCCCAGTACGCCCACCCGCCGGTCCAGCACGAGCCGCGCATCCAGCAACTCAGCCACGACCTGGAGAAGCAGGGCCTGCACCCCTTCCACCTCCCCATCGGGGTGAACCTCACCCAGGACGACCGGGGCCGGGCCACCCACACCAGCGCCTGCATACGCTGCGACCGCGTCGACGGCTTCCCCTGCCTGGTCGGCGCGAAGTCCGACGCGCAGGTCATCTGCGTCGACCCCGCCCTCGAACATCCCAACGTCGAGCTGCTCACCCATGCGGACGTGCGGCGTCTCGACACGGACCCGACCGGCCGCAGTGTCACCTCGGTCGTCGCGACCGTGGGGGACGGGGACGCCTCGACCGTGGAGTTCAGCGCCGACATGGTGGTCGTCGCCTGCGGTGCCGTCAACTCCGCCGCCCTGCTGCTGCGTTCGGCGGGCGACCGGCATCCGCGGGGCCTGGCCAACAGCTCGGACGTGGTGGGCCGGCACTACATGCGGCACAACAACCTGGCCCTGATGGCCGTGTCCAGGGAACCGAACGACACCAGGTTCCAGAAGACCCTGGCGCTGCACGACTGGTACCTGGGATCCGACGACTGGGAGTACCCCCTCGGCGGCATCCAGATGCTCGGCAAGTCCGACTCCGAGCAGATCCACGGAGAAGCGCCCCGCTGGGCCGGGACCGTCGCCCCCGACATGCCGTTCGAGGTGCTCGCCCACCACGCGGTCGACTTCTGGCTGTGCGGAGAGGACCTGCCCCTCGCCGACAACCGCGTCACCCTGGACCGGGACGGCGGCATTCACCTGGCCCTCGACGAGAAGAACAACACCGCCGGGCTGAAGCGTCTGCGGCACAAACTGCAGGACATGCTCGGCCACTTGGGCATGCACGAGCACCATCTCCTGTCGCACAGCATCTACCTGCACAAGGGCATGCCCATCGGCGCCACCGCGCATCAGGCGGGCACCGTCCGCTTCGGACACGACCCCGAAAGCAGCGCTCTCGACATCAACTGCAAGGCCCACGACCTCGACAACCTCTACGTCGTCGACACGAGCTTCTTCCCGAGCATCGGAGCGGTCAACCCGTCGCTGACCGCCATCGCCAACGCCCTGCGCGTCGGCGACCACATCGCGGAGCGACTGCGGTGA
- a CDS encoding cyclase family protein: MWPPSELSEADFRHLHRHLRAKAPGGASRRGALDTITEEQVLAAVREVRTGRTVSLAAPVDTRTGPDNADPARHRLTAPADGHPGSSGLEFARDRFAMNIHGDVDSHLDALCHVVYDGTLHGGVPAADALSPEGASALSVDLARDGIAGRGVLLDIPRLHGVPWLEPGEHVRAEDLAAAEARQGVRVGRGDILLVRVGHRRRREELGPWDVAGARAGLHPTAMEFLAERQVAVLGGDGNNDTAPSAVRGVAFPVHVLAVHAMGLHLLDHLRFEDLAPICAEEGRWSFLCVIAPLRLPTATGSPVNPLAIL, encoded by the coding sequence ATGTGGCCGCCCAGCGAGCTGAGCGAGGCCGACTTCCGGCACCTCCACCGACATCTGCGCGCCAAGGCCCCCGGCGGCGCCTCGCGGCGGGGCGCCCTGGACACGATCACCGAGGAACAGGTGCTGGCGGCCGTTCGCGAGGTGCGGACGGGACGTACGGTGTCGCTCGCCGCGCCTGTCGACACCCGTACCGGACCTGACAACGCCGATCCGGCCCGGCACCGGCTCACCGCTCCGGCCGACGGACATCCCGGTTCGAGCGGCCTGGAGTTCGCGCGGGACCGCTTCGCCATGAACATCCACGGCGATGTGGACAGCCACCTCGACGCGCTGTGCCACGTCGTCTACGACGGAACCCTGCACGGCGGCGTACCGGCGGCGGACGCGCTGTCGCCGGAGGGAGCGAGCGCCCTGTCCGTCGACCTGGCCCGCGACGGCATCGCCGGACGTGGGGTCCTCCTCGACATCCCCCGGCTGCACGGCGTCCCCTGGCTAGAACCCGGAGAGCATGTGAGGGCCGAGGACCTCGCCGCCGCCGAGGCACGTCAGGGAGTCAGGGTCGGCCGGGGCGACATCCTCCTCGTACGGGTCGGACACCGCCGACGGCGGGAGGAGTTGGGCCCCTGGGACGTCGCCGGCGCGCGTGCCGGACTCCATCCGACCGCCATGGAGTTCCTGGCCGAACGGCAGGTGGCCGTGCTCGGCGGCGACGGGAACAACGACACGGCCCCCAGCGCGGTGCGCGGAGTCGCGTTCCCGGTGCATGTGCTCGCCGTGCACGCGATGGGACTGCATCTGCTCGACCACCTGCGGTTCGAGGACCTCGCCCCGATCTGCGCCGAGGAGGGCCGCTGGTCGTTCCTCTGCGTGATCGCCCCGCTCCGGCTGCCCACGGCGACCGGCTCCCCGGTCAATCCCCTCGCGATCCTGTGA
- a CDS encoding DUF389 domain-containing protein, producing MDMIHVRAVCPPDLTERTMGLLSAEPCVLNLILQTGTVRNPDGDAIECDVLTGAANEVLRGLRDLGLERRGSVVLDPVDTVFSEHAARTGAEELGARLRAPVWEQVEARIRSEGRYPPSFYLFLVIAGLIGAVGIITNSQILIVAAMVVGPEYAAITSIALGIDHRARPRIQQGLMALLVGFLLAIAATFLFALLVRGFGLQPEAFELGLRPVSNLINTPNFFSAVVAVLAGVVGIVSLAEARTSALLGVFISVTTIPAAADIGVSSAFASWDEAWGSLLQLLLNIVVLVLVGTGTLKCQRAIWRRVAARRHGRTVRRSA from the coding sequence ATGGACATGATCCATGTCCGAGCGGTGTGCCCGCCGGACCTCACGGAACGCACCATGGGCCTGCTGAGCGCCGAGCCGTGCGTGCTGAACCTGATCCTGCAGACGGGCACCGTACGCAATCCCGACGGCGACGCCATCGAGTGCGATGTCCTGACCGGAGCCGCCAACGAGGTGCTGCGCGGGCTGCGGGACCTCGGACTGGAGCGCCGTGGCTCCGTCGTCCTCGATCCGGTGGACACGGTGTTCTCGGAGCACGCGGCCAGGACCGGGGCCGAGGAGCTCGGGGCCCGGTTGCGTGCACCGGTGTGGGAACAGGTGGAGGCCCGGATCCGGTCCGAGGGGAGATACCCGCCGAGCTTCTATCTCTTCCTGGTGATCGCCGGACTCATCGGCGCGGTGGGCATCATCACCAACTCGCAGATCCTCATCGTCGCGGCGATGGTGGTCGGACCGGAGTACGCGGCCATCACCAGCATCGCGCTCGGTATCGACCACCGCGCCCGGCCGAGGATCCAGCAGGGCCTCATGGCGCTGCTCGTGGGCTTCCTGCTGGCGATCGCCGCGACCTTCCTGTTCGCCCTCCTCGTCCGAGGTTTCGGGCTGCAACCGGAGGCCTTCGAACTGGGGCTGAGGCCGGTCTCGAACCTGATCAACACCCCCAACTTCTTCTCGGCCGTGGTGGCGGTGCTGGCCGGCGTCGTCGGCATCGTCTCGCTGGCCGAGGCCCGCACGAGCGCGCTGCTCGGCGTCTTCATCTCGGTGACGACCATTCCGGCGGCGGCCGACATCGGGGTCTCGTCGGCGTTCGCCAGCTGGGACGAGGCCTGGGGTTCGCTGCTCCAACTGCTGCTCAACATCGTCGTGCTGGTCCTGGTCGGCACCGGCACGCTCAAGTGCCAGCGGGCGATCTGGCGAAGGGTGGCCGCACGCCGGCACGGGCGCACGGTCAGGCGGTCGGCGTAG